Proteins encoded in a region of the Zea mays cultivar B73 chromosome 4, Zm-B73-REFERENCE-NAM-5.0, whole genome shotgun sequence genome:
- the LOC100273418 gene encoding Probable xyloglucan glycosyltransferase 3, giving the protein MAPPPSSWWGSEEQRGTPVVVKMDNPYSLVEIDGPGMPPSDKARGKNAKQFTWVLLLRAHRAVGCVAWLAGGFWGVLGAVNRRVRRSRDADDEPDAEASGRGRVMLRFLRAFLLLSLAMLAFETVAHLKGWQFPQHLMPGNLQELEEQLQHLPEHLRHLPENLRQLPDHLRVPERQEIQGWLHRAYVAWLEFRVDYIAWAIQKLSTFCILLFMVQSVDRIVQCLACFWIKIRGIKPRIPASAGGKPRGGTTGRKRVDDVENGDADDDRYFPMVLVQMPMCNEKEVYETSISHVCQMDWPRDRLLIQVLDDSDDEVCQMLIKAEVTKWSQRGVNVIYRHRLSRTGYKAGNLKSAMACDYVKDYEFVAIFDADFQPNPDFLKLTVPHFKENPELGLVQARWSFVNKDENLLTRLQNINLCFHFEVEQQVNGVYLNFFGFNGTAGVWRIKALEDSGGWMERTTVEDMDIAVRAHLNGWKFIFLNDVKVLCELPESYEAYRKQQHRWHSGPMQLFRLCIPTVFRSKIPFWKKANLVMLFFLLRKLVLPFYSFTLFCVILPLTMFVPEAELPIWVICYIPVLMSILNILPAPKSFPFIIPYLLFENTMSVTKFNAMVSGLFQLGSSYEWIVTKKAGRTSSASDILALAEADAHAHAPAPAAKLVRGVSEGGLQEWGRLREQEAAEWANKEDAAAALAAAAAPATPKKSSNKAKKPPNRIFKKELALACLLLTAATRSLLSKQGLHFYFLLFQGVTFLAVGLDLIGEQVS; this is encoded by the exons ATGGCGCCGCCGCCGAGCTCTTGGTGGGGCAGCGAGGAGCAGCGCGGCACGCCGGTGGTGGTGAAGATGGACAACCCCTACTCCCTGGTGGAGATCGACGGGCCGGGCATGCCGCCCTCCGACAAGGCCCGGGGCAAGAACGCGAAGCAGTTCACGTGGGTGCTGCTGCTGCGCGCTCACCGCGCCGTGGGGTGCGTGGCCTGGCTCGCGGGCGGCTTCTGGGGTGTCCTGGGCGCCGTGAACCGCCGCGTGCGCCGCAGCCGCGACGCCGACGACGAGCCCgacgccgaggcctcgggccgtggCCGGGTCATGCTGCGGTTCCTGCGCGCGTTCCTGCTGCTCTCCCTGGCCATGCTGGCCTTCGAGACCGTGGCGCACCTCAAGGGCTGGCAGTTCCCGCAGCACCTGATGCCGGGGAACCTGCAGGAGCTGGAGGAGCAGCTGCAGCACCTGCCGGAGCACCTGCGCCACCTCCCCGAGAACCTCCGCCAGCTGCCGGACCACCTCCGCGTGCCCGAGCGGCAGGAGATCCAGGGCTGGCTGCACCGCGCGTACGTGGCCTGGCTGGAGTTCCGCGTCGACTACATCGCCTGGGCCATCCAGAAGCTGTCCACCTTCTGCATCCTGCTCTTCATGGTGCAGTCCGTGGACCGCATCGTGCAATGCCTCGCGTGCTTCTGGATCAAGATCCGCGGCATCAAGCCTCGTATCCCCGCGTCCGCCGGCGGCAAGCCCCGTGGAGGAACTACTGGAAGGAAGAGAGTGGACGACGTTGAGAACGGTGACGCCGACGACGACCGCTACTTCCCCATGGTGCTCGTCCAGATGCCCATGTGCAACGAGAAAGAG GTCTACGAGACGTCGATCTCGCACGTGTGCCAGATGGACTGGCCGCGGGACCGGCTGCTGATCCAGGTGCTGGACGACTCGGACGACGAGGTGTGCCAGATGCTGATCAAGGCGGAGGTGACCAAGTGGAGCCAGCGCGGCGTCAACGTCATCTACCGCCACCGCCTGTCGCGCACCGGCTACAAGGCCGGCAACCTCAAATCCGCCATGGCCTGCGACTACGTCAAGGACTACGAGTTCGTCGCCATCTTCGACGCCGACTTCCAGCCCAACCCGGACTTCCTCAAGCTCACCGTGCCACACTTCAAG GAGAACCCGGAGCTCGGCCTGGTCCAGGCTCGCTGGAGCTTCGTGAACAAGGACGAGAACCTTCTGACGCGGCTGCAGAACATAAACCTGTGCTTCCACTTCGAGGTCGAGCAGCAGGTCAATGGCGTCTACCTCAACTTCTTCGGCTTCAACGGCACGGCCGGCGTGTGGCGCATCAAGGCGCTGGAGGACTCGGGCGGCTGGATGGAGCGCACCACCGTCGAGGACATGGACATCGCCGTCCGCGCTCACCTCAACGGCTGGAAGTTCATATTCCTCAACGACGTCAAG GTCCTCTGCGAGCTGCCGGAGTCTTACGAGGCTTACAGGAAGCAGCAGCACAGGTGGCACTCCGGCCCCATGCAGCTCTTCCGCCTCTGCATCCCGACCGTCTTTAGGTCCAAG ATCCCGTTCTGGAAGAAGGCGAACCTGGTGATGCTCTTCTTCCTGCTGCGGAAGCTGGTGCTGCCCTTCTACTCCTTCACGCTCTTCTGCGTGATCCTGCCGCTCACCATGTTCGTGCCGGAAGCGGAGCTGCCCATCTGGGTCATCTGCTACATCCCCGTGCTCATGTCCATCCTCAACATCCTGCCGGCGCCCAAGTCCTTCCCGTTCATCATCCCCTACCTGCTCTTCGAGAACACCATGTCCGTCACCAAGTTCAACGCCATGGTGTCCGGGCTGTTCCAGCTGGGCAGCTCCTACGAGTGGATCGTCACCAAGAAGGCGGGCCGCACCTCGTCGGCCTCCGACATCCTCGCGCTCGCCGAGGCCgacgcccacgcccacgcgccggcgccggcggccaAGCTCGTGCGCGGCGTCTCCGAGGGCGGCCTCCAGGAGTGGGGCAGGCTGAGGGAGCAGGAGGCCGCCGAGTGGGCCAACAAGGAGGACGCCGCCGCGGCTCTGGCTGCCGCCGCGGCCCCGGCCACGCCCAAGAAGAGCAGCAACAAGGCCAAGAAGCCGCCAAACCGGATCTTCAAGAAGGAGCTCGCGCTTGCGTGCCTCCTCCTCACGGCCGCCACGCGGAGCCTGCTCTCCAAGCAGGGGCTGCACTTCTACTTCCTGCTCTTCCAGGGCGTCACGTTCCTCGCCGTCGGCCTCGACCTCATCGGCGAGCAGGTCAGCTAG